A region from the Hyalangium minutum genome encodes:
- the glgA gene encoding glycogen synthase GlgA, with amino-acid sequence MKILFIASEVTPFSKTGGLGDVAGALPAALAELGHDVKVVTPRYADVKDPRLTPTGHSLHVRFPFGEETGPILSVRLSERLEVLFLENERFFGRKGIYGDALGEFGDNYRRYAYLSVGALQAAQRLRFIPDIVHVNDWQTGLVPVALKRGFQASPLSRARTVMTIHNLAYQGQFRKDIMGELGLPWDLFNAHDGIEFYDTVNFLKAGLTFADAITTVSPTYAKEIQTPEAGCNLEGLLRRQHGRLVGILNGIDTHEWDPAQDTLIPARYTPEEMTGKAACKRTLLKESGLEETDAPVFGIVSRLAYQKGIDLLLEVMPVALQSDIRFVAIGSGEGQYEEGLRALQARFPKQVGVYIGFHKGFSHLVEAGADFFLMPSRYEPCGLNQMYSLKYGTVPIVRATGGLVDTVEGGLEGNGILFEAFHPAAMLAAMRRAQALYADPSRLEGFRRRGMQRDFSWTSSARRYESLFTSLLKE; translated from the coding sequence ATGAAGATTCTGTTCATCGCCTCGGAGGTCACCCCGTTCTCCAAGACGGGAGGCCTCGGGGACGTGGCCGGAGCGCTCCCGGCGGCGCTCGCCGAGCTGGGCCATGACGTCAAGGTCGTCACCCCGCGCTACGCGGACGTGAAGGACCCCCGGCTGACGCCCACGGGGCACTCGCTCCACGTGCGCTTCCCCTTTGGCGAGGAGACAGGGCCCATCCTCTCGGTGCGGCTGTCCGAGCGCCTCGAGGTGCTCTTCCTGGAGAATGAACGCTTCTTCGGCCGAAAAGGCATCTACGGGGATGCGCTCGGGGAGTTTGGCGATAACTACCGGCGCTACGCCTACCTGAGCGTGGGTGCGCTCCAGGCGGCCCAGCGGCTGCGCTTCATTCCGGACATCGTCCACGTCAACGACTGGCAGACGGGGCTGGTGCCGGTAGCGCTCAAGCGCGGCTTCCAGGCCTCTCCGCTGTCGCGCGCCCGCACGGTGATGACCATCCACAACCTGGCCTACCAGGGGCAGTTCAGGAAGGACATCATGGGCGAGCTGGGGCTGCCGTGGGACTTGTTCAACGCCCACGACGGTATCGAGTTCTACGACACGGTGAACTTCCTCAAGGCGGGCCTGACGTTCGCGGACGCCATCACCACCGTGTCGCCCACCTATGCCAAGGAGATCCAGACGCCGGAGGCGGGCTGCAACCTGGAAGGGTTGCTGCGCCGGCAGCATGGGCGGCTGGTGGGCATCCTCAACGGCATCGACACGCACGAGTGGGATCCGGCCCAGGACACCCTGATCCCGGCGCGCTACACCCCGGAGGAGATGACGGGGAAAGCGGCCTGCAAGCGGACCCTGCTGAAGGAGTCGGGGCTGGAGGAGACGGATGCGCCGGTGTTCGGCATCGTCAGCCGGTTGGCGTACCAGAAGGGCATCGACTTGCTGCTGGAGGTGATGCCGGTGGCGCTCCAGTCGGACATCCGCTTCGTGGCGATTGGCAGCGGCGAGGGGCAGTACGAGGAGGGCCTGCGGGCGCTCCAGGCGCGCTTCCCAAAGCAGGTGGGCGTCTACATCGGGTTCCACAAGGGGTTCTCACACCTGGTGGAGGCGGGGGCGGACTTCTTCCTGATGCCCAGCCGGTACGAGCCGTGTGGGCTGAATCAGATGTATTCTCTGAAGTATGGAACGGTGCCCATCGTCCGGGCCACGGGAGGGCTGGTGGACACGGTGGAGGGAGGGCTGGAGGGCAACGGCATCCTCTTCGAGGCCTTCCATCCGGCGGCGATGCTGGCGGCCATGCGGCGGGCGCAGGCGCTCTACGCGGATCCATCCCGGCTGGAAGGGTTCCGGCGCCGGGGCATGCAGCGGGATTTCTCCTGGACGTCCTCGGCACGGCGGTATGAAAGTCTCTTCACATCCCTGCTCAAGGAATAG
- the hemG gene encoding protoporphyrinogen oxidase: protein MTVIAVIGGGISGLTLTHCLRSRGKDALLLEASSRLGGNIETRQRDGFLIETGPNSFLDREPATRELAAGVGVEDRIRSADPAAKARYLYTRGRLRPVPSSPPAFLKSDILPLGARLRVMAELFTGRAPEGVDESLAAFGRRHLGPAATAVLLDAVQTGIYAGNMETLSVDATFPQLTKLEREHRSLILGAIRSQKAQRKALPAGAAGSPEKLRGTLCTFDGGLQTLVDGLARELGPAAHTNAKVEGLQPSHGGWRVSVRENGGQAELLASQVVLATPAFVAAGLMRPLDEPLAALVEGIAYAPIAVVHLGFAPGSTPAPDGFGFLVPGLEKRRLLGAIHASTVFPFRTEGGRVLYTCMVGGARQPDLVKLDEEALVALAREELKELAGVTASPSFTEVIRWTRGIPQYNVGHLERVAAIDAALKRWPGLHLTGNAYKGVGINDCIRNAFALGDALAA from the coding sequence ATGACTGTTATCGCTGTTATCGGCGGAGGAATCAGCGGACTCACGCTGACACATTGCTTACGTTCTCGCGGCAAGGATGCGCTTCTACTGGAAGCGAGTTCTCGGCTCGGCGGCAACATCGAAACGAGGCAACGTGACGGGTTCCTCATCGAGACAGGACCCAACAGCTTCCTCGATCGGGAGCCCGCGACGCGCGAGCTGGCAGCGGGCGTCGGCGTGGAAGATCGGATCCGATCTGCGGATCCGGCGGCGAAAGCGCGCTACCTCTACACGCGAGGCCGACTGCGCCCGGTGCCATCCTCTCCGCCAGCGTTTCTGAAATCGGACATCCTCCCGCTGGGAGCGCGCCTGAGGGTGATGGCGGAGCTCTTCACGGGCCGGGCTCCCGAGGGCGTGGACGAGTCGCTGGCAGCCTTTGGGCGGCGGCACCTGGGCCCGGCGGCGACGGCAGTGCTGCTGGACGCGGTACAGACGGGCATCTACGCGGGGAACATGGAGACGCTGAGCGTGGACGCCACCTTCCCGCAGCTGACGAAGCTGGAGCGCGAGCACCGCAGCCTCATTCTCGGAGCCATCCGCTCGCAGAAGGCGCAGCGCAAGGCGCTCCCTGCGGGGGCAGCGGGAAGCCCGGAGAAGCTGCGCGGCACGCTGTGCACCTTCGATGGGGGTCTGCAGACGCTGGTGGATGGGCTGGCACGGGAGCTCGGGCCCGCGGCGCACACGAACGCGAAGGTGGAGGGTCTCCAGCCGAGCCACGGTGGCTGGCGAGTCTCCGTGCGAGAGAACGGGGGCCAGGCCGAGCTGCTGGCATCCCAGGTGGTGCTGGCAACGCCAGCCTTCGTGGCGGCGGGGCTGATGCGGCCGCTGGACGAGCCGCTCGCGGCGCTGGTGGAGGGCATTGCCTACGCGCCCATCGCCGTGGTGCACCTGGGATTCGCGCCGGGCAGCACGCCCGCGCCGGATGGCTTCGGCTTCCTGGTGCCGGGGCTGGAGAAGCGGCGGCTGCTGGGAGCCATCCACGCCTCCACGGTGTTCCCCTTCCGCACCGAGGGCGGACGCGTCCTCTACACCTGCATGGTGGGTGGAGCGCGGCAGCCCGACCTGGTGAAGCTGGACGAGGAGGCGCTGGTGGCGCTCGCGCGCGAGGAGCTCAAGGAGCTGGCCGGAGTGACGGCGAGCCCGAGCTTCACGGAGGTGATCCGCTGGACTCGGGGCATTCCTCAGTACAACGTGGGGCACCTGGAGCGGGTGGCCGCCATTGACGCGGCGCTGAAGCGGTGGCCGGGGCTGCACCTGACCGGCAACGCGTACAAGGGCGTGGGCATCAACGACTGCATCCGCAACGCCTTCGCGCTGGGCGACGCGCTGGCGGCCTGA
- a CDS encoding LytR/AlgR family response regulator transcription factor yields the protein MSQSLRVLIADDELLARKRLARLLSAMPEVKVCGEAADGEAVLAAARAGGLDVILLDIHMPGLSGLDALSLLPEDGPGVILCTAHAEHAVDAFEYGAVDYVLKPVEAARLQKALERARARMSPKEGAQEPTRGQATGSKGLARLPIPTRQGIVLVDPETISHATLEGELVTVFTTQGEFLTDFTLNELADKLPVEGFQRVHRRALLNLAHVTRLEPLETGGYIAKTAKGHSVEVSRQSARELRRMLGLRKGTDEDSGA from the coding sequence GTGAGCCAGTCCCTGCGTGTCCTGATTGCCGACGACGAGCTGCTGGCGCGCAAGCGCCTGGCGCGGCTGCTGAGCGCAATGCCGGAAGTGAAAGTGTGCGGCGAGGCCGCGGACGGCGAGGCGGTGCTCGCGGCAGCCCGAGCAGGAGGATTGGACGTCATCCTGCTGGACATCCACATGCCGGGGCTGAGTGGACTGGATGCGCTGTCGCTGCTGCCCGAGGACGGGCCGGGCGTCATCCTGTGTACGGCCCACGCCGAGCACGCAGTGGATGCGTTCGAGTACGGAGCGGTGGACTACGTGCTGAAGCCGGTGGAGGCCGCGCGCCTACAGAAGGCGCTGGAGCGGGCTCGGGCGAGGATGAGCCCCAAGGAAGGCGCGCAGGAGCCTACTCGGGGACAGGCCACGGGCTCCAAAGGGCTGGCGCGGCTGCCCATCCCAACGCGGCAGGGAATCGTGCTGGTAGATCCGGAGACGATCTCACACGCGACGCTGGAGGGCGAGCTGGTGACAGTGTTCACCACACAGGGCGAGTTCCTCACCGATTTCACGTTGAACGAGTTGGCCGACAAGCTGCCGGTGGAAGGCTTCCAGCGAGTGCATCGGCGCGCACTGCTGAACCTGGCGCACGTGACGCGGCTGGAGCCCCTTGAGACCGGGGGCTACATCGCGAAAACCGCGAAGGGGCACTCGGTGGAGGTCAGCCGCCAGTCTGCCCGGGAGCTCCGCCGGATGCTGGGACTGCGCAAAGGCACCGACGAAGACTCGGGCGCCTGA
- a CDS encoding SDR family oxidoreductase — protein sequence MRYAISGASRGIGLEFVRQLLARGDTVEAGARVPSEARQLASLAREAGARLRIHSLDITDTDSVKAFASRVGEAPVDVLINNAGIGGKWHPLVDMDFEDMSQVMETNAVGPIRLSSALIPFVLKGNTRKIVHLTTHMASLADNTPAGVYGIAGGAYAYRMSKAALNAGMRTMAVDFREQGLITAVLSPGWVQTDMGGKMAPTRVEDSVQGMLRVIDELTLVNSGRFFDYQGKELPW from the coding sequence ATGCGCTACGCCATCTCAGGGGCCAGTCGCGGTATTGGCCTTGAATTTGTCCGACAACTCCTCGCTCGTGGCGACACCGTAGAAGCTGGGGCTCGTGTTCCCTCGGAGGCCCGGCAGCTGGCCTCCCTGGCGCGCGAAGCCGGTGCTCGCCTGCGCATTCACTCCCTCGACATCACCGACACCGACAGTGTGAAGGCCTTCGCCTCCCGGGTGGGCGAGGCGCCCGTCGACGTGTTGATCAACAACGCGGGCATCGGCGGGAAGTGGCATCCGCTGGTGGACATGGACTTCGAAGACATGAGCCAGGTGATGGAGACCAACGCCGTGGGTCCCATCCGCCTATCCTCCGCGCTGATTCCCTTTGTGCTCAAGGGAAACACCCGGAAGATCGTCCACCTGACGACTCACATGGCCTCGCTGGCGGACAACACGCCTGCGGGCGTCTATGGGATCGCCGGAGGCGCGTACGCGTACCGCATGTCCAAGGCCGCGCTCAATGCGGGCATGCGCACCATGGCCGTGGACTTCCGCGAGCAGGGGCTCATCACCGCCGTGCTCAGCCCCGGCTGGGTGCAGACGGACATGGGCGGCAAGATGGCGCCCACCCGCGTGGAGGACTCCGTCCAGGGGATGCTGCGCGTCATCGACGAGCTCACCCTCGTCAACAGCGGCCGCTTCTTCGACTATCAAGGCAAGGAGCTTCCCTGGTAG
- the pdxH gene encoding pyridoxamine 5'-phosphate oxidase — protein sequence MELPMDPIEHFAILFEQAKKAIPVDPNAMIVSTVGDDGHPSSRVVLLKDFDARGFVFYTNFESRKGRELLAHPNAALLFYWAPLERQVRIEGRVEPVSSEEADAYFQSRARGSQIGAWASLQSQPLPSRHLLEARVEALTRQYEGKTVPRPSHWSGFRVIPERIEFWHARPSRLHERIVYQRDADGWSTEFLYP from the coding sequence ATGGAACTGCCCATGGATCCCATCGAGCACTTCGCCATCCTCTTCGAGCAGGCGAAGAAGGCCATCCCCGTGGACCCCAACGCGATGATCGTCTCCACGGTGGGGGACGACGGCCACCCGTCCTCGCGGGTGGTGCTGCTCAAGGACTTCGACGCGCGCGGCTTCGTCTTCTACACCAACTTCGAGAGCCGCAAGGGGCGCGAGCTGCTGGCCCACCCGAACGCGGCGCTCCTCTTCTATTGGGCCCCGCTGGAGCGGCAGGTGCGCATCGAGGGCCGTGTGGAGCCCGTCTCCTCCGAGGAGGCGGACGCGTACTTCCAGAGCCGGGCGCGAGGCAGCCAGATCGGCGCCTGGGCGAGCCTCCAGAGCCAGCCGCTGCCGTCTCGCCACCTGCTGGAGGCCCGGGTGGAGGCGCTCACCCGTCAGTACGAGGGCAAGACGGTGCCCCGCCCTTCCCACTGGTCGGGCTTTCGGGTCATCCCCGAGCGCATCGAGTTCTGGCACGCGCGCCCCAGCCGCCTGCACGAGCGCATCGTCTACCAGCGCGACGCGGACGGCTGGAGCACCGAGTTCCTCTACCCATGA
- a CDS encoding serine/threonine protein kinase has translation MAEAQELGGYEVVGRLAVGGMAEVYQARAKATTQRSPGEPEEVVLKRLHPSFRADAAYVKSFVDEAKLTVRLRHPNIVRTFRLFKAGQDYLMVQELVSGRTLGFMQGLLRQVGTSMPPEASCYIAWCVLKALDYLHRAKVGENGANIIHRDVNPNNILLSVQGDVKLTDFGVAEVEGMMQGEAGAMRGTMAYMSPEQVLGQPVDTRTDLYAVGIILWELFANRRLYGETGEAELALKVRDARVPLLSSLNLGLPDYSVQLVRKALFADRAKRFQTAAEFIKALETLAQRAGWPLTVEALRPLLGG, from the coding sequence GTGGCGGAAGCGCAGGAGTTAGGAGGGTACGAAGTCGTCGGCCGTCTCGCCGTGGGCGGAATGGCCGAGGTGTACCAAGCGCGCGCCAAGGCCACGACGCAGCGCTCCCCGGGAGAGCCCGAGGAGGTGGTGCTCAAGCGGCTGCATCCCTCGTTCCGGGCGGATGCGGCGTACGTGAAGTCCTTCGTGGATGAGGCGAAGCTCACGGTGCGCCTGCGCCACCCGAACATCGTCCGCACCTTCCGCCTGTTCAAGGCGGGCCAGGACTACCTGATGGTGCAGGAGCTGGTGAGCGGCCGGACCCTGGGGTTCATGCAGGGGCTGCTGCGGCAGGTGGGTACGTCCATGCCGCCCGAGGCCTCCTGCTACATCGCCTGGTGCGTGCTCAAGGCGCTGGACTACCTGCACCGCGCGAAGGTGGGGGAGAACGGGGCGAACATCATCCACCGGGACGTGAACCCCAACAACATCCTGCTGAGCGTGCAGGGGGATGTGAAGCTCACGGACTTCGGCGTGGCCGAGGTAGAGGGGATGATGCAGGGCGAGGCGGGCGCGATGCGCGGCACCATGGCGTACATGAGCCCGGAGCAGGTGCTGGGGCAGCCGGTGGACACGCGCACGGACCTGTACGCGGTGGGCATCATCCTCTGGGAGCTGTTCGCCAACCGGCGGCTGTATGGCGAGACGGGTGAGGCGGAGCTGGCGCTCAAGGTGAGGGACGCGCGGGTGCCGCTGCTGTCTTCGCTCAACCTGGGGCTGCCGGACTACTCGGTGCAGCTGGTGCGCAAGGCGCTCTTCGCGGACCGGGCGAAGCGGTTCCAGACGGCGGCGGAGTTCATCAAGGCGCTCGAGACCCTGGCGCAGCGCGCCGGGTGGCCGCTCACGGTGGAGGCGCTGCGGCCCCTGTTGGGAGGATGA
- a CDS encoding sensor histidine kinase, with amino-acid sequence MIWIPEGSIVRATLRALIAPKRLVPILLVAASLVFAQARFSRDPLAVPLGVMLCILFVAAAPVSYRVLFPEGLDLSHGGVRLVLYGAMGSGVVLSTGYVLPKMLKMGPTFLTQPVNLAVCGALYLVGGWGLGRDIDFEESLARERARAERLQLEAEQAQLLALRSHLDPHFLFNTLNAIAEWCRTDGAVAEAAVLKLSAMLRSVLAGVRSATWPMEKELELLRTLFDLHLLRDPELFQLTFDVSPGVSEVPVPPLMLLPLAENAVKHGPAAGHRGRISLQLAQRENELVFTLENPGASKGPRPGSTGLPTVERRLALAYGGAARFSLESAEGRTRVTVTLPRSGPLLGVIT; translated from the coding sequence ATGATCTGGATCCCGGAAGGCTCCATCGTCCGCGCGACGCTGCGCGCGCTGATTGCCCCGAAGCGGCTGGTGCCCATCCTGCTGGTGGCGGCGTCACTGGTGTTCGCGCAGGCGAGGTTCAGCCGGGATCCGCTGGCCGTGCCGCTGGGCGTCATGCTGTGCATTCTCTTCGTGGCGGCGGCGCCGGTGTCCTACCGGGTGCTGTTCCCCGAGGGCCTCGACCTGAGCCACGGTGGCGTGCGGCTGGTGCTCTACGGGGCGATGGGCAGCGGCGTGGTGCTCTCGACGGGGTATGTGCTGCCGAAGATGCTGAAGATGGGGCCGACGTTCCTGACGCAGCCGGTCAACCTGGCGGTGTGTGGGGCCCTGTATCTGGTGGGGGGATGGGGCTTGGGGCGGGACATCGACTTCGAGGAGTCGCTGGCGCGAGAGCGAGCCCGGGCGGAGAGGCTCCAGTTGGAGGCGGAGCAGGCGCAGCTCCTGGCGCTGCGGAGCCACCTGGATCCACACTTCCTGTTCAACACGCTGAACGCCATCGCGGAGTGGTGCCGGACGGACGGGGCGGTGGCGGAAGCGGCGGTGCTCAAGCTGTCAGCCATGCTGCGCAGCGTGCTGGCGGGGGTGCGGAGCGCGACGTGGCCGATGGAGAAAGAGCTGGAGCTGCTGCGCACCTTGTTCGACCTGCACCTGCTGCGAGACCCGGAGCTGTTCCAGCTGACGTTCGACGTTTCTCCTGGAGTGAGTGAGGTGCCAGTACCACCGCTGATGTTGTTGCCGCTGGCGGAGAACGCGGTGAAGCACGGCCCAGCGGCGGGGCATCGCGGGCGCATCTCATTGCAGCTGGCACAGCGTGAGAACGAGCTGGTGTTCACCTTGGAGAACCCGGGGGCCTCGAAAGGTCCACGACCGGGCAGCACGGGCCTGCCGACGGTGGAGCGGCGGCTTGCGCTGGCCTACGGTGGGGCGGCGCGGTTCTCGCTAGAGAGCGCCGAGGGCCGCACCCGCGTCACAGTCACCCTGCCCCGCTCGGGCCCTCTGCTGGGAGTCATCACGTGA
- a CDS encoding sugar transferase yields MKAKRLLDLALLLPLVPFFGLAVGVLALVVLVVDGRPVFFTQPRLGQGRRVFRILKLRTMTCEADMRARRPTRLGNLLRHHGLDELPQLFNVLIGDMSLVGPRPLTPDDAERLIAAHPPLAARFEVPPGITGLAQVCQARGAALTAQLDAEYAQTSSAIVDIGILLRTTWINVVGKRRGARPLPPHLVPR; encoded by the coding sequence GTGAAGGCCAAGCGCCTGCTGGATCTGGCCCTGCTCTTACCGCTGGTGCCGTTCTTCGGGCTGGCGGTGGGGGTGCTGGCACTGGTGGTGCTCGTCGTGGACGGCCGGCCGGTGTTCTTCACCCAGCCACGCCTGGGCCAGGGGCGGCGCGTGTTCCGCATCCTGAAGCTGCGCACCATGACGTGCGAGGCGGACATGCGCGCCCGGCGCCCTACCCGGCTCGGGAACCTGCTGCGCCACCACGGCCTGGATGAGCTGCCCCAGCTCTTCAATGTCCTCATTGGGGATATGAGCCTGGTGGGGCCGCGCCCGCTGACTCCAGATGACGCGGAGCGTTTGATTGCCGCGCATCCGCCCCTGGCTGCCCGCTTCGAGGTGCCTCCGGGCATCACGGGGTTGGCGCAGGTGTGCCAGGCGCGCGGGGCGGCACTCACGGCGCAGCTGGATGCCGAGTATGCTCAGACGTCGAGCGCCATCGTGGATATCGGCATCCTTCTCCGCACCACCTGGATCAACGTTGTCGGCAAGCGCCGGGGTGCACGGCCGCTGCCGCCGCACCTCGTCCCGCGATGA
- a CDS encoding ABC transporter substrate-binding protein — MNKAWWLGVLCCLTAVWGCSKDKTEPVSAGQTASGTAATKPAPAKVKLALDWVPEPEFGGFYAAREIGAFARHELEVEILGGGAGAPVAQMVATGQADFGTTSADSVLTARARGVDLVPLFATYQTTPHALMAHASKGFTSMAQVLTSGSTVALEPGLAYAQFLKKKYGFDKVKIVPYDGGVARFLADKDFVQQCFLTSEPLAAKKQGGDPVLFKVADEGFNPYATVVVTRGELLKQQPERVRAFVDAVREGWRAYLDNPKQANDVMAKLNTTMDAETFARVAETQKPLIETDETRAKGLGAMSRERWETLGQQLVDLGIIEKTPPVDEYLRPEFLGAPAPAPAK; from the coding sequence ATGAACAAGGCGTGGTGGCTGGGCGTACTGTGCTGTCTGACTGCGGTGTGGGGATGCAGCAAGGACAAGACGGAGCCCGTGTCCGCGGGGCAAACCGCGAGCGGGACTGCGGCCACGAAGCCCGCCCCAGCCAAGGTGAAGCTGGCGCTGGACTGGGTGCCCGAGCCGGAGTTCGGCGGCTTCTACGCCGCGCGCGAGATCGGGGCCTTCGCGCGCCATGAGCTGGAGGTGGAGATCCTCGGCGGTGGCGCCGGGGCTCCGGTGGCGCAGATGGTGGCGACGGGACAGGCGGACTTCGGCACCACGAGCGCGGACTCGGTGCTGACGGCCCGGGCCCGAGGCGTGGACCTGGTGCCTCTGTTCGCCACGTACCAGACGACGCCGCACGCCCTCATGGCCCACGCCTCCAAGGGGTTCACGAGCATGGCGCAGGTGCTCACCAGCGGCAGCACGGTGGCCCTGGAGCCGGGCCTGGCCTACGCGCAGTTCCTGAAGAAGAAGTACGGCTTCGACAAGGTGAAGATCGTTCCCTACGACGGCGGCGTGGCCCGCTTCCTGGCGGACAAGGACTTCGTCCAGCAGTGCTTCCTCACCTCGGAGCCGCTGGCGGCCAAGAAGCAGGGCGGAGACCCTGTGCTCTTCAAGGTGGCGGACGAAGGCTTCAACCCCTACGCCACGGTGGTGGTGACGCGCGGTGAGCTGTTGAAGCAGCAGCCCGAGCGCGTGCGCGCCTTCGTGGACGCGGTGCGCGAGGGGTGGCGCGCCTACCTGGACAACCCCAAGCAGGCCAATGACGTGATGGCGAAGCTGAACACCACCATGGACGCGGAGACCTTCGCCCGGGTCGCCGAGACGCAGAAGCCGCTCATCGAGACCGACGAGACGCGCGCCAAGGGGCTGGGCGCCATGAGCAGGGAGCGCTGGGAGACGCTGGGCCAGCAGCTCGTGGACCTGGGCATCATCGAGAAAACGCCCCCGGTGGATGAGTACCTGCGGCCCGAGTTCCTGGGCGCTCCTGCCCCCGCCCCCGCGAAGTAA
- a CDS encoding 6-pyruvoyl trahydropterin synthase family protein has translation MTSRHRIFVSKDVLKFSSAHMTVFPDGSKERLHGHNFQVLLEFELHTTKLVSLLDFGLVKQTLAQVCARWDQRLLLGTRCPAFELVKQDATEVEFKLCGKRYVVPADEVALLPLENVVVETLAEELAFVLVEQLGSLLKRDVVAAMIVTVSESTNQGGSYRWEWEPRPS, from the coding sequence ATGACCTCGCGCCATCGGATCTTCGTCAGCAAGGACGTCCTGAAGTTCTCGTCGGCCCACATGACGGTGTTCCCGGATGGCTCCAAGGAGCGCCTCCACGGCCACAACTTCCAGGTGCTGCTGGAGTTCGAACTCCACACGACGAAGCTGGTCTCGCTGCTGGACTTCGGGCTGGTGAAGCAGACGCTGGCCCAGGTGTGCGCGCGGTGGGATCAGCGGCTGCTGCTCGGCACGCGCTGCCCCGCCTTCGAGCTGGTGAAGCAGGACGCCACGGAGGTGGAGTTCAAGCTCTGCGGCAAGCGCTACGTGGTGCCTGCGGACGAAGTGGCGCTGCTGCCCCTGGAGAACGTGGTGGTGGAGACGCTGGCCGAGGAGCTGGCCTTCGTGCTGGTGGAGCAGCTGGGCTCCCTGCTGAAGCGGGACGTGGTGGCCGCCATGATCGTCACGGTGAGCGAGTCCACGAACCAGGGCGGCTCATACCGGTGGGAGTGGGAGCCCCGGCCGTCCTGA
- a CDS encoding SDR family oxidoreductase yields the protein MKEALVITGASKGIGLATAKLFRERGAVVVNLSRSRCEQEGVLNLTVDLTLAGFERRVEAPLLQAIAGCERLVLVHNAAVLEQDSADAGSPDVLRRALEVEVVAPTVLNRLLIPKMPQGSSVVYVGSTLSEKAVSGIYSYVVAKHANVGMMRATCQDLLGRGVHTVCVCPGVTDTETLQKRVAGDAKTLEVLRSITGEGRLIEPQEIARVIAFAADHPVLNGTLIHANLGQKEN from the coding sequence ATGAAGGAAGCGCTCGTCATCACCGGAGCCAGCAAAGGAATCGGCCTCGCCACGGCGAAGCTGTTCCGCGAGAGGGGGGCCGTCGTGGTGAACCTCTCGCGCTCCCGCTGCGAGCAGGAGGGAGTCCTCAACCTGACGGTGGACCTGACCCTGGCCGGGTTCGAGCGCAGGGTGGAGGCCCCGCTCCTTCAGGCCATCGCGGGCTGTGAGCGGCTGGTGCTCGTCCACAACGCCGCCGTTCTGGAGCAGGACTCTGCGGACGCGGGCTCGCCAGACGTGCTTCGGCGGGCGCTGGAGGTGGAGGTCGTCGCCCCCACGGTCCTCAACCGACTGCTGATCCCGAAGATGCCCCAGGGCTCGTCCGTGGTGTACGTGGGGTCGACGCTGTCGGAGAAGGCCGTCTCCGGCATCTACTCCTACGTGGTGGCCAAGCACGCCAACGTGGGAATGATGCGAGCCACCTGCCAGGACCTGCTTGGGCGCGGCGTGCACACGGTCTGTGTGTGCCCCGGAGTGACCGACACCGAGACGTTGCAGAAGCGGGTAGCGGGAGATGCGAAGACGCTCGAGGTGCTGCGCTCCATCACGGGCGAGGGCCGCCTCATCGAGCCGCAGGAAATCGCCCGGGTGATCGCCTTCGCGGCCGACCACCCGGTGCTCAACGGCACCCTTATCCACGCGAACCTCGGGCAGAAAGAGAACTAG